The following coding sequences are from one Ornithodoros turicata isolate Travis chromosome 1, ASM3712646v1, whole genome shotgun sequence window:
- the LOC135382690 gene encoding uncharacterized protein K02A2.6-like has protein sequence MVAQGVIVPVDEPTEWCCGMVIVKKPNGTYRICVDYTPLNKFVERELHPMPVTDHVIAQIGVSKYFSKLDANSGYWQFQLTEESQLLTTFITPFDRFKFTRLPFGISSAPEFFQKKMAHIVSGLDGVVCNMDDILVHAKTREEHDDRVRKVLARLQDYGVTLNKDKCVFGVQRVKFLGHIIDQEGIHPDDTKVKAIQDMKPPTSLAELKSFLGMVNYLGKFIPHLADVLQPDGTYRPVAYASRSLTDTEKKYAQIEKEGLAIVWACDKFRDYITGMHITIETDHKPLIPIFMNKPLDDITPRLQRMKLKLMRHSCDLVHVPGKYLVAADVLSRSPLPDIEDNGLEDELAAYVRGIVTYFPATDQRWSQIKKGQYEGTSCQMLSNYLQQGWPDKALVDSSCKNYWQERFNLSLDDGLLMKESRILIPVAMRREILDKIHEGHAGITKCMERARQTVWWPGISKDIEDDVRRCPRCVQESTNRYPELAPLTNLTSSAVIDHLKSIFARHGTPEVLISDNEPQFRRLVGSDFATFAKEWSFEHRTSSPRFPQSNGFVEAAVRVIKLSLKKSDDAYKALQSYRATPLGNGFSPAELLMGRRLRTSLPTAASLLSPKTPDRNQLRQWEERRIEMQKRNYDQRHGVRTLTPLRQGERVWITDTRSSGVVQAAAPRSYNIQMDDGVLRRNRFHLIPVLSPSSDCPQRGPSAGTLAAPTSDSRPQELGGGTGPGPERVVSARSSSVEVSQAGSSDSSGHQPGDHPPHNPTGMTTRSGRVVEPVKRLQVGFE, from the exons ATGGTCGCACAGGGTGTCATCGTACCGGTAGATGAGCCTACGGAATGGTGCTGCGGCATGGTAATTGTAAAAAAGCCAAATGGAACTTACCGAATTTGTGTTGACTACACCCCGTTGAACAAATTCGTAGAAAGGGAACTTCATCCTATGCCAGTCACAGACCATGTCATCGCTCAGATAGGCGTCTCCAAGTACTTCTCAAAGTTGGATGCGAATTCTGGCTACTGGCAGTTTCAGCTTACCGAAGAGTCACAATTACTTACGACCTTCATTACTCCCTTTGATCGCTTCAAGTTCACAAGGTTACCGTTTGGGATATCATCAGCACCCGAGTTTTTTCAGAAGAAGATGGCTCATATCGTCTCGGGCTTAGATGGGGTCGTCTgcaacatggatgacatccttgTCCACGCGAAGACAAGAGAAGAGCACGATGACAGAGTACGCAAGGTTCTCGCTCGATTGCAAGACTATGGGGTGACCTTGAACAAAGACAAGTGCGTCTTCGGTGTTCAACGAGTAAAATTCTTGGGTCATATCATCGACCAAGAAGGAATCCATCCAGATGACACAAAAGTGAAGGCCATTCAAGACATGAAGCCTCCTACGTCTCTTGCGGAACTAAAAAGTTTTCTTGGAATGGTGAACTACCTCGGAAAGTTTATTCCACATCTGGCTGATGTT TTGCAACCTGATGGGACGTATCGACCTGTCGCATATGCTTCACGAAGTCTCACGGACACGGAGAAGAAGTATGCTCAGATAGAAAAGGAGGGACTCGCCATTGTGTGGGCATGCGATAAGTTTCGGGACTACATCACGGGGATGCACATCACTATCGAGACCGATCACAAGCCCTTAATTCCAATCTTCATGAACAAACCTTTGGACGACATAACCCCTCGTCTACAAAGGATGAAGCTGAAGCTGATGCGGCACTCTTGTGATTTGGTTCATGTCCCAGGAAAATATCTAGTAGCGGCCGACGTTCTCTCGCGAAGCCCGCTGCCGGACATTGAAGACAATGGGCTGGAGGATGAGCTGGCGGCTTACGTCAGGGGAATTGTCACCTACTTTCCTGCGACAGATCAGAGATGGTCCCAAATCAAGAAGGGGCAATACGAAGGCACTTCGTGTCAGATGCTGTCGAATTACCTTCAACAAGGCTGGCCAGACAAAGCACTTGTTGACTCGAGCTGTAAGAACTACTGGCAAGAGAGGTTTAATCTTTCTCTCGACGACGGACTTCTCATGAAAGAGTCCCGAATTCTTATCCCCGTCGCCATGAGAAGAGAGATTCTCGATAAGATCCATGAAGGGCATGCCGGGATCACAAAGTGCATGGAAAGAGCCAGGCAGACGGTTTGGTGGCCTGGAATTTCTAAGGACATCGAGGATGATGTTCGAAGATGTCCGCGCTGTGTCCAGGAGTCCACCAATAG ATATCCGGAACTGGCTCCTTTGACCAACTTAACAAGTTCAGCGGTCATCGATCACCTGAAATCCATATTTGCCAGGCACGGAACGCCAGAAGTACTAATCAGCGACAATGAACCACAATTTCGGAGACTTGTGGGCAGTGACTTTGCTACATTCGCGAAAGAGTGGTCATTTGAACACAGGACTTCTAGTCCACGTTTTCCACAAAGCAACGGCTTCGTCGAAGCCGCTGTCCGTGTCATCAAGCTCAGTCTCAAAAAGTCGGACGATGCGTATAAAGCTCTTCAGAGCTACCGCGCTACGCCATTAGGAAATGGTTTCAGTCCGGCTGAGCTACTTATGGGTCGCCGTCTTCGCACGTCGCTTCCTACCGCCGCGTCGCTGTTAAGTCCCAAGACACCAGATCGGAATCAGTTGCGTCAATGGGAAGAGCGTCGCATTGAAATGCAAAAAAGAAACTATGACCAGCGACATGGTGTGCGAACCTTAACACCCCTACGGCAAGGCGAGAGGGTATGGATAACGGACACCCGATCAAGTGGCGTGGTTCAGGCAGCAGCGCCTCGGTCCTACAACATTCAGATGGACGATGGTGTACTCCGTAGGAACAGATTTCACTTGATACCTGTACTGTCACCGTCCTCTGATTGCCCCCAAAGAGGTCCTTCTGCAGGCACGTTGGCAGCTCCCACGTCCGACTCTCGTCCCCAGGAGCTCGGAGGAGGAACAGGCCCTGGGCCTGAGCGTGTTGTCTCCGCTAGGTCGTCGTCTGTTGAAGTCTCACAAGCTGGTTCGTCTGACAGTTCCGGCCACCAACCGGGAGACCACCCCCCACATAACCCAACAGGAATGACTACTCGCAGCGGCAGAGTGGTGGAGCCAGTGAAAAGACTTCAAGTTGGATTTGAATGA